The genomic window CAAAATCACCAAAGTGTATTCAAACAGACTTTTTGTAAATCAAGGAAAACTTGATGTGAAATTTATTTACAGATGCGGTAGAAACTGCAGAAGAAACTGTGGAGTTTGCAAACCTTATGTAATTCAGACCTATTACAGCGACTACAAAATAAAAATGTATGCCGGAGATGGGATCACAGATCTTGACGCAAGTCAATATAATGATATAATTTTTTCAACAGGAGGGTTAACAGAATATCTGGGAAAAATAAACTTAAGAGGTAAGAGGGTTTACCGGTTCAATACTTTCAATGATGTAATAAATGCCATAAGAGAATATGGAGAGGGGATTATACTATGAAATTCACCTGTGAAAAAACTGTGAAATCGGTTAGAATATTGGTTATTAAATATTTTAGGAGGTAATCTCATGGGAGAAAACACGGCCGTTAAGTGGATCCTGTTCTTCTTCTTTCCGGCGCTGTTCATTTACGGCCTGCTGCATGTTTATTCCTCAAAACCTGCACAGGCTAAAAGAACAAAGGATCTTACAGCTCAGGAAGAAGCAGGAAGAAAGGTTTACAACAAGTTCTGTGTAGGATGTCACGGTGTTAACGGTGACGGTAATTCAGAGGCGGCAAAATTCTTCAAAAACAAACCACCAAACTTCCACACAGCTGTATTCAGATGGAAATCAACACCTGAAGGAACGCTTCCTACCGATGAAGATCTTATGCATGTTCTTAACTGGGGAATTCCTCAAACACCTATGCCTTCATTCAAACTTGTTCCTGAGGTTCAAAAAAGGGCTGTTATCGCCTACATCAAAACTTTTTCTGACAGATGGCAGAAAGAACAGCCTGGCGAGTCTGTTTACAGGCACATTAAAAAACCAGCTAATTTTGGTTCTGAAGAGTTGATAGCAAGAGGAAAAGAACTTTTTGCTCAAAACTGTACAGCATGTCACGGTGAGCAGGGTAGAGGAGATGGTCCTGTGGCAGCAACACTTCCAGTTCCTCCAACAGATTTAACTTATCCTGTTAGAGCTGCGGGTCCTAAGCCTGAGGACACATTCAGAGTTCTTACAGTAGGTCTTGAAGGATCACCAATGCCTTCCTACGGACATCTTCCTGAAGAAGATCGTTGGGCACTTGTTTCTTATATCGCTTACCTCATGAACAAAGGTAAATAAGGAGGGTTAAAATGGCAGCTAATAATCAAGAATTACAAAACCTTGTCAATTATGGGCTTGTTAAAGCTCATGTGGCAATGGGTCTGATATTTTTCATAATTGTTGCGTTAATGGGATTTTTATACTCCCTCCAGCTTGACGGTATTTATCCATTCCCAGGAATTGAATTCCTGTCTCCTGGTAGAGTTAGAATGATACATACAGCAGGTGCTGCTTATGGATTTCTTGTGAACATGTTTACAGGTCTTCTTTACTGGGCTGTTCCAAGATTTACAGGGTATAAAATACTGAGCGATGCTCTTGGGTGGTTTATGTTCATCGCACTTCAGGCAGCTGTTTTAATAACTGTTGTGTCTATACTTTTCTTAGGAATGGCTGATAACGTTGAGTGGGGTGAAACTCCATGGTGGCTTGATCCTATAATTGTATTCTGGCTTTTACTTCACCTTTTACAGTTTGGGGCTCCACTATTCAAAGCTTCCCAAAGGGGACCTCTTTATGTTACAGGATGGTATATATCTGCAATGTTGGTTTGGACACCTCTTGTTGTTTTCATGGGTAACCTTATCCCAAGATTTTGGGCTGTAGGTTCAGGTGCAGGAGCAGTTCAGTCAACATTTATCCATGACCTTGTTGGTCTCTATGTTACACCTGTTGCATGGGGTCTTATGTACTACTTTGTTCCTGTTATAATGAAAAAACCTATGTGGTCTCACGGTCTTTCACTTCTTGGTTTCTGGGGACTGGCATTCTTCTATCCAATGAATGGTGTTCACCACTTCTTATGGTCTCCAATACCTATGTTTGCTCAGTATTCAGCTGTTTTTGCTACAGTTGCTGTTGAGTTTGCGGTTACATCTGTTCTTATCAACTTTATGATGACACTTAGAGGTTCTGCAGAACAGCTCAAATACAACGTTCCACTGAGATATATGTATACAGGAGCGATATTCTACTGGATAACATGCTTCCAGTGTGCATTCCACGTTACTCTTACTTTCCAGAAAGTAATCCACTTTACTGACTGGGTGACCGGACACGCTCACCTGATTATGTTTGGAACATTTGGTCTATGGGTTCTTGGAATGGCTGAGTATGTGTGGCCAAGACTTTTTGGAAAAGAGACAATGTACTCAAAAGGGCTTTCTGAAGGTGCTTACTGGCTCCTTATGATCGGTGTGTTTGCTATGTTTATTGATCTTACAGCAGGTGGTCTTGTTCAGGGATTTGATTGGATAGGTCTCAACCCATGGATTGATTCTGTTAATTTCTCAAAACCATTCTGGTACTTCAGATCTGTTACAGGAATTATGATGATAACCGGACTGTTCATGTATGCTCTGAACTTCTATAAAACTGCCACAGCAAAAACTGGACTCACTGCAGAGCTCAGAGAAGCATAAGGAGGTAAAGTGTAATGGGTAAGATGGAACGATTTTCATTTGTAGCGTTAGTTGCAGGGATAATATTCTTCCTTTTTGCTGATTTTATATCATGGGCTCTGCCTATGTTTGTTCTGAAGGATATTCCGAAAAAATCGGTTGAAGATCTTGCAGCAGAAGCTATAGCAAAAAATACATCAGCATGGTCTGATTTTAATAAACTTGCAAGGTATTATCCTGAATCTTTCAAAAAGCTGTGTGAATACACAGAGGCTTATAGCGGAGCAGGGGAAGTAATAAAAGACTGTAAACCAGATGAGAAAACATTCGCAAAAGCTCTCAGAATAGGACACAGATGGTATATTGCTGAAGGGTGTTGGAACTGTCATTCCCAGATGGTAAGACCTGTATCAAACGAAACACTCAGATTTGGTATTCCCGGTGTGTCAAACACAGTTTCATATCCGTCAGAGTACCAGAACGAGCTTCAGGCACCGGTTCTGTGGGGAACAAAAAGGATAGGACAGGACTTAATAAGAGAGGCTGCGGTTCATAATATAGGCTGGCATGTGGCACACCTTTATAATCCCCAATCTACATCTCCAGGATCTGTAATGCCTGGATACCCATGGTTTTTCGAGAAAGACAAAAACGGAAATATAGTTCCTAACGAAAGAGGACTTGCAATTCTGACTTACATAATGTGGCTTGGAAGCTGGGAGGTTAAACCTCCAAAACCGTTCAGAATAGAGGTTACTGAGAAATAATTGGGGCTTTTGCCCCATTTCTCCAATTAGGAGAATGGAGGTTGAAAATGAGGATTTCACAAAAAACTGTAGCCCTTTTGATACTTTTTATCTTCCTGTTTGTTGTAGGTACTATTATAGCCGTTAGAACCGTAGCTTATCTTGAAGCTGGAATGGCAGGATCAGAACTTAAAGGGTTCCTTGTTGAAGTTATAGCCTATGTTGTGGCTCTTACAGGTTGGTTCTTCCTGTTTGTGTATTCCTACATGAAGGGAGATTTTAAAGATATTGAGGGTCCAAAGTACGAGATCCTTGATATGGAAGAAAAAATAATTAAAGCAGAAAAAGAAGGAGGTAAATACTGATGGCTTCACATCTTGAAAATACAAAGGCGGTAGATAAGATCACATACATGACAGATGCCGTTCCAACATGGTGGATGCTTTTTTGGATAGGTTACATTCTCTTTATGGTAGCTTATATAGTATTTGACTGGGTTCCTGATTTCTTAGGCTGGATGGAAGTAATTGGAAAGGGTCCAGAAGCGGCAGACAAATACATATGGCTTAGAGAGCTGATGAGGGGCGGATAATTATTTATTGATAGAAATTTTTTGTAAATCAATTGTTAAGAGGGGCCTTTGAGCCCCTTTTTTTATGTCTAAGAAATTTCTGACAACTCAATGAATTTTAGGATTAATTTGTTAAATAGCCCTATTTAAACATAAAATTTATTAAAGTTGTTGACATATTAATATCTATATTATATATTAATAATCACCTCCCCCCTCCCTCCCCCAAAATTTCTGAGGCTCTGCAATGGAGCCTCCTTTTTTATCTATTGTGATATCATTATTTGTAAGATCAATAAATAAGAGGTCTTCTTAGATATGATACCGATTAATGACAACATTCCGACAAGAACCTTTCCTTTTCTCACAGTTCTTTTAATAGGGATTAATGTTGCTGTTTTCTTATACGAAATCACACTTCCACCCCACCTGTTAAAAGGTTTTATATACAGTTTTGGTCTTTTACCTGTTGACATTCTTGCACTTCGTCTTGATAAAGTGATCACATCTATGTTTATACATGGAGGTTTTGCTCATCTTTTTGGGAATATGCTTTTTTTATGGATTTTTGGGAACAATGTTGAAGATGCTCTTGGGAAGGTAAAGTTTATTATTTTTTATCTTATCTCAGGCTTAGGTGCAGCCGTAGTGCAATCTATAGTGTCTTTAACTGCAGGAAATCCTTACCTTCCAATGGTGGGAGCTTCTGGTGCGATAAGCGGTATACTTGCAGCTTACATAAAACTGTATCCCCATGCAAAGGTTCTTACATTCATACCTCCGTTCTTTTTTATGTTGTTTGTCCTTCCTGCATGGTTTTTTATCGGATACTGGTTTTTTATACAGGTTCTTTTTGCTATGGTAACACCTCCAGGTGTTGGAGGAGTGGCGTGGTATGCCCATATAGGTGGTTTTATAACAGGCTGGTTTTTAATAGATCTAATGTATAAACCAAAAAAAATAAAAGTAGTCCACTACTCTACTTTAAGATAGCAGGTTTGCTTTTGTTTCCTGCTTTATCTACAGCATAAATTTTGATTACAGAACCTTTTTTATACTCAGGTATCTTAAAAATGTATGTTTTTAAGGGTGTTTTGTTTAAAACTTTCCCATCTATTTCAATGATGTAGCCTGTAGTATCTTTTGAATTACTTTCTGTCCAAATCAGGTAAAATTCCCCTTTCCTTTCTATTAACTTAGGATTTGTTGGTGGTTCTGGAGGAAATATATCCTCAAATGTTCTGCATTTTATATCTGAAGGGGGGCTCTCTACACCGTTATTATCTTCAAAAGTAATGTAATAGCAGTATTTTCTTCCGTGTAGGACAGCTCTGTCTAAAAACTGATTGGCTAATAAAGATCTGAAAGGAACCGGATACAGAATTCTCTCTTTTCCTTTATAAATATTTGTTTTTAGCAAGTTATTGTTCCAGCTTAGTTTAATTCCATCTTTTACGATTTTTATATCAAAATCAGGTTTTACCTTCGGGTAGTTTAATGTGGGTATGTAGCAAAAATAACGGGAAAACCGACTTTTGTTTTTTTCTGTCATAACTCTTATCCTGAAGCAGTACTCTTTTTCCTGAGAGAATTTATACCTGAACCAGTATAGATTTCCTGAATTTTTAACGGTTTTTATTATTCTGTGTTCAAATGTAAATATCTCAA from Persephonella sp. includes these protein-coding regions:
- a CDS encoding rhomboid family intramembrane serine protease; this translates as MIPINDNIPTRTFPFLTVLLIGINVAVFLYEITLPPHLLKGFIYSFGLLPVDILALRLDKVITSMFIHGGFAHLFGNMLFLWIFGNNVEDALGKVKFIIFYLISGLGAAVVQSIVSLTAGNPYLPMVGASGAISGILAAYIKLYPHAKVLTFIPPFFFMLFVLPAWFFIGYWFFIQVLFAMVTPPGVGGVAWYAHIGGFITGWFLIDLMYKPKKIKVVHYSTLR
- a CDS encoding c-type cytochrome is translated as MGENTAVKWILFFFFPALFIYGLLHVYSSKPAQAKRTKDLTAQEEAGRKVYNKFCVGCHGVNGDGNSEAAKFFKNKPPNFHTAVFRWKSTPEGTLPTDEDLMHVLNWGIPQTPMPSFKLVPEVQKRAVIAYIKTFSDRWQKEQPGESVYRHIKKPANFGSEELIARGKELFAQNCTACHGEQGRGDGPVAATLPVPPTDLTYPVRAAGPKPEDTFRVLTVGLEGSPMPSYGHLPEEDRWALVSYIAYLMNKGK
- a CDS encoding cbb3-type cytochrome c oxidase subunit I, whose translation is MAANNQELQNLVNYGLVKAHVAMGLIFFIIVALMGFLYSLQLDGIYPFPGIEFLSPGRVRMIHTAGAAYGFLVNMFTGLLYWAVPRFTGYKILSDALGWFMFIALQAAVLITVVSILFLGMADNVEWGETPWWLDPIIVFWLLLHLLQFGAPLFKASQRGPLYVTGWYISAMLVWTPLVVFMGNLIPRFWAVGSGAGAVQSTFIHDLVGLYVTPVAWGLMYYFVPVIMKKPMWSHGLSLLGFWGLAFFYPMNGVHHFLWSPIPMFAQYSAVFATVAVEFAVTSVLINFMMTLRGSAEQLKYNVPLRYMYTGAIFYWITCFQCAFHVTLTFQKVIHFTDWVTGHAHLIMFGTFGLWVLGMAEYVWPRLFGKETMYSKGLSEGAYWLLMIGVFAMFIDLTAGGLVQGFDWIGLNPWIDSVNFSKPFWYFRSVTGIMMITGLFMYALNFYKTATAKTGLTAELREA
- a CDS encoding cytochrome C oxidase subunit III; translated protein: MASHLENTKAVDKITYMTDAVPTWWMLFWIGYILFMVAYIVFDWVPDFLGWMEVIGKGPEAADKYIWLRELMRGG
- a CDS encoding cbb3-type cytochrome c oxidase subunit II, coding for MGKMERFSFVALVAGIIFFLFADFISWALPMFVLKDIPKKSVEDLAAEAIAKNTSAWSDFNKLARYYPESFKKLCEYTEAYSGAGEVIKDCKPDEKTFAKALRIGHRWYIAEGCWNCHSQMVRPVSNETLRFGIPGVSNTVSYPSEYQNELQAPVLWGTKRIGQDLIREAAVHNIGWHVAHLYNPQSTSPGSVMPGYPWFFEKDKNGNIVPNERGLAILTYIMWLGSWEVKPPKPFRIEVTEK